One window of the Macaca thibetana thibetana isolate TM-01 chromosome 1, ASM2454274v1, whole genome shotgun sequence genome contains the following:
- the PDE4B gene encoding cAMP-specific 3',5'-cyclic phosphodiesterase 4B isoform X4: MPEANYLLSVSWGYIKFKRMLNRELTHLSEMSRSGNQVSEYISNTFLDKQNDVEIPSPTQKDREKKKKQQLMTQISGVKKLMHSSSLNNTSISRFGVNTENEDHLAKELEDLNKWGLNIFNVAGYSHNRPLTCIMYAIFQERDLLKTFRISSDTFITYMMTLEDHYHSDVAYHNSLHAADVAQSTHVLLSTPALDAVFTDLEILAAIFAAAIHDVDHPGVSNQFLINTNSELALMYNDESVLENHHLAVGFKLLQEEHCDIFMNLTKKQRQTLRKMVIDMVLATDMSKHMSLLADLKTMVETKKVTSSGVLLLDNYTDRIQVLRNMVHCADLSNPTKSLELYRQWTDRIMEEFFQQGDKERERGMEISPMCDKHTASVEKSQVGFIDYIVHPLWETWADLVQPDAQDILDTLEDNRNWYQSMIPQSPSPPLDEQNRDCQGLMEKFQFELTLDEEDSEGPEKEGEGHSYFSSTKTLCVIDPENRDSLGETDIDIATEDKSPVDT; this comes from the exons ATGCCTGAGGCAAATTATTTGTTATCTGTATCTTGGGGTTACATCAAG TTCAAAAGAATGCTGAACCGGGAGCTGACACACCTCTCAGAGATGAGCCGGTCAGGGAACCAGGTGTCTGAATACATTTCAAATACTTTCTTAG ACAAGCAGAATGATGTGGAGATCCCATCTCCCACCcagaaagacagggagaaaaagaaaaagcagcagctcATGACCCAGATAAGTGGAGTGAAGAAATTAATGCATAGTTCAAGCTTAAACAATACAAGCATCTCACGCTTTGGAGTCAACACTGAAAATGAAGATCACCTGGCCAAG GAACTGGAAGACCTGAACAAATGGGGTCTTAACATCTTTAATGTGGCTGGATATTCCCACAATAGGCCCCTAACATGCATCATGTATGCTATATTCCAG GAAAGAGACCTCCTGAAGACATTCAGAATCTCATCTGACACATTTATAACCTATATGATGACTTTAGAAGACCATTACCATTCTGACGTGGCATATCACAACAGCCTGCACGCTGCTGATGTAGCTCAGTCAACCCACGTTCTCCTTTCTACACCAGCATTAGAC GCTgtcttcacagatttggaaatcCTGGCTGCCATTTTTGCAGCTGCTATCCATGACGTTGATCATCCTGGAGTCTCCAATCAGTTTCTCATCAACACAA ATTCAGAACTTGCTCTGATGTATAATGATGAATCTGTGTTGGAAAATCATCACCTTGCTGTGGGTTTCAAACTGCTGCAAGAAGAACACTGTGACATCTTCATGAATCTCACGAAGAAGCAGCGTCAGACACTCAGGAAGATGGTTATTGACATG GTGTTAGCAACTGATATGTCTAAACATATGAGCCTGCTGGCAGACCTGAAGACAATGGTAGAAACGAAGAAAGTTACAAGTTCAGGCGTTCTTCTCCTAGACAACTATACTGATCGCATTCAG GTCCTTCGCAACATGGTGCACTGTGCAGACCTGAGCAACCCCACCAAGTCCTTGGAATTGTATCGGCAATGGACAGACCGCATCATGGAGGAATTTTTCCAGCAGGGAGACAAAGAGCGGGAAAGGGGAATGGAAATTAGCCCAATGTGTGATAAACACACAGCTTCTGTGGAAAAATCCCAG GTTGGTTTTATCGACTACATTGTCCATCCATTGTGGGAGACCTGGGCAGATTTGGTACAGCCTGATGCTCAGGACATTCTCGATACCTTAGAAGATAACAGGAACTGGTATCAGAGCATGATACCTCAAAGTCCCTCACCACCACTGGACGAGCAGAACAGGGACTGCCAGGGTCTGATGGAGAAGTTTCAGTTTGAACTGACTCTCGATGAGGAAGATTCTGAAGGAcctgagaaggagggagagggacacAGCTATTTCAGCAGCACAAAGACGCTTTGCGTGATTGATCCAGAAAACAGAGATTCCCTGGGAGAGACTGACATAGACATTGCAACAGAAGACAAGTCCCCAGTTGATACATAA
- the PDE4B gene encoding cAMP-specific 3',5'-cyclic phosphodiesterase 4B isoform X3, giving the protein METLEELDWCLDQLETIQTYRSVSEMASNKFKRMLNRELTHLSEMSRSGNQVSEYISNTFLDKQNDVEIPSPTQKDREKKKKQQLMTQISGVKKLMHSSSLNNTSISRFGVNTENEDHLAKELEDLNKWGLNIFNVAGYSHNRPLTCIMYAIFQERDLLKTFRISSDTFITYMMTLEDHYHSDVAYHNSLHAADVAQSTHVLLSTPALDAVFTDLEILAAIFAAAIHDVDHPGVSNQFLINTNSELALMYNDESVLENHHLAVGFKLLQEEHCDIFMNLTKKQRQTLRKMVIDMVLATDMSKHMSLLADLKTMVETKKVTSSGVLLLDNYTDRIQVLRNMVHCADLSNPTKSLELYRQWTDRIMEEFFQQGDKERERGMEISPMCDKHTASVEKSQVGFIDYIVHPLWETWADLVQPDAQDILDTLEDNRNWYQSMIPQSPSPPLDEQNRDCQGLMEKFQFELTLDEEDSEGPEKEGEGHSYFSSTKTLCVIDPENRDSLGETDIDIATEDKSPVDT; this is encoded by the exons ATGGAAACGCTGGAGGAATTAGACTGGTGTTTAGACCAGCTAGAGACCATACAGACCTACCGCTCTGTCAGTGAGATGGCTTCTAACAAG TTCAAAAGAATGCTGAACCGGGAGCTGACACACCTCTCAGAGATGAGCCGGTCAGGGAACCAGGTGTCTGAATACATTTCAAATACTTTCTTAG ACAAGCAGAATGATGTGGAGATCCCATCTCCCACCcagaaagacagggagaaaaagaaaaagcagcagctcATGACCCAGATAAGTGGAGTGAAGAAATTAATGCATAGTTCAAGCTTAAACAATACAAGCATCTCACGCTTTGGAGTCAACACTGAAAATGAAGATCACCTGGCCAAG GAACTGGAAGACCTGAACAAATGGGGTCTTAACATCTTTAATGTGGCTGGATATTCCCACAATAGGCCCCTAACATGCATCATGTATGCTATATTCCAG GAAAGAGACCTCCTGAAGACATTCAGAATCTCATCTGACACATTTATAACCTATATGATGACTTTAGAAGACCATTACCATTCTGACGTGGCATATCACAACAGCCTGCACGCTGCTGATGTAGCTCAGTCAACCCACGTTCTCCTTTCTACACCAGCATTAGAC GCTgtcttcacagatttggaaatcCTGGCTGCCATTTTTGCAGCTGCTATCCATGACGTTGATCATCCTGGAGTCTCCAATCAGTTTCTCATCAACACAA ATTCAGAACTTGCTCTGATGTATAATGATGAATCTGTGTTGGAAAATCATCACCTTGCTGTGGGTTTCAAACTGCTGCAAGAAGAACACTGTGACATCTTCATGAATCTCACGAAGAAGCAGCGTCAGACACTCAGGAAGATGGTTATTGACATG GTGTTAGCAACTGATATGTCTAAACATATGAGCCTGCTGGCAGACCTGAAGACAATGGTAGAAACGAAGAAAGTTACAAGTTCAGGCGTTCTTCTCCTAGACAACTATACTGATCGCATTCAG GTCCTTCGCAACATGGTGCACTGTGCAGACCTGAGCAACCCCACCAAGTCCTTGGAATTGTATCGGCAATGGACAGACCGCATCATGGAGGAATTTTTCCAGCAGGGAGACAAAGAGCGGGAAAGGGGAATGGAAATTAGCCCAATGTGTGATAAACACACAGCTTCTGTGGAAAAATCCCAG GTTGGTTTTATCGACTACATTGTCCATCCATTGTGGGAGACCTGGGCAGATTTGGTACAGCCTGATGCTCAGGACATTCTCGATACCTTAGAAGATAACAGGAACTGGTATCAGAGCATGATACCTCAAAGTCCCTCACCACCACTGGACGAGCAGAACAGGGACTGCCAGGGTCTGATGGAGAAGTTTCAGTTTGAACTGACTCTCGATGAGGAAGATTCTGAAGGAcctgagaaggagggagagggacacAGCTATTTCAGCAGCACAAAGACGCTTTGCGTGATTGATCCAGAAAACAGAGATTCCCTGGGAGAGACTGACATAGACATTGCAACAGAAGACAAGTCCCCAGTTGATACATAA